In Malus sylvestris chromosome 15, drMalSylv7.2, whole genome shotgun sequence, a single genomic region encodes these proteins:
- the LOC126603629 gene encoding subtilisin-like protease SBT1.7 produces MVPHSLLNTGSEEYTVTELSAAKLNRMAIMSTSFVLLLLLALCRFSTAAAVADNTDVSHPKTTPSTYIVHMAKSQMPASFEHHTHWYDSSLKSVSDSAEMLYTYTSAIHGFSTRLTPEQAASLSSQPGVLSVLPELKYELHTTRTPEFLGLGQTTETMPQSDSAGDVIIGVLDTGVWPESKSFDDTGFGPVPSSWNGTCESGTNFNSSNCNRKLIGARYFAKGYEATLGPIEESKESKSPRDDDGHGTHTATTAAGSFVPGASLLGYAPGTARGMAPRARIAAYKVCWVGGCFSSDILAAMDKAIDDNVNVLSMSLGGGNSDYFRDSVAMGAFSAMEKGILISCSAGNAGPSAYSLSNSAPWITTVGAGTLDRDFPAFVSLGNGKNFSGVSLYRGNSNSMPSALTPFIYAGNASNATSGNLCMMGTLSPQQVKGKIVMCDRGVNARVQKGAVVKAAGGLGMVLANTAANGEELVADAHLLPATSVGQRNSDVIKSYLFSDPNPTATILFEGTKVGVQPSPVVAAFSSRGPNSIIADILKPDVVAPGVNILAGWSGAVGPTGLAIDARRVAFNIISGTSMSCPHVSGLAALLKGAHPEWSPAAIRSALMTTAYTAYKNGQKLQDVATGKPSTPFDHGAGHVDPISALNPGLVYDLTVDDYLNFLCALNYSASEISTLAKRSYTCDEKKRYSVRDLNYPSFAVNFEGRTTSTNVAKYTRTVTNVGPAGTYKATVTSDNPSVKITVEPNTLSFGQVNEKKAYTVTFSASGSAPVNANSFGRLEWSDGKHVVGSPIAMSWN; encoded by the coding sequence aTGGTCCCTCACTCCCTTCTAAACACAGGGAGTGAAGAATATACAGTGACTGAGCTTTCAGCTGCTAAGCTGAACAGAATGGCCATTATGTCTACCTCTTTTGTGCTTCTTCTCCTTCTGGCTCTCTGCCGATTCTCCACTGCAGCAGCGGTGGCGGACAATACCGATGTCTCCCACCCCAAAACCACGCCTTCTACTTACATCGTCCACATGGCCAAATCCCAAATGCCCGCGAGTTTCGAGCATCACACCCACTGGTACGATTCGTCGCTCAAATCCGTCTCCGACTCGGCCGAAATGCTCTACACTTACACCTCTGCCATCCACGGCTTCTCCACCAGGCTGACGCCGGAGCAGGCAGCGTCGCTCAGTTCACAACCCGGAGTACTCTCCGTGCTTCCTGAACTCAAGTACGAGCTCCACACGACTCGGACCCCCGAGTTCCTCGGACTCGGCCAGACCACCGAGACAATGCCCCAGTCAGACTCGGCCGGTGACGTCATCATCGGAGTACTGGACACCGGCGTCTGGCCCGAGAGCAAGAGCTTCGATGACACCGGATTCGGACCCGTGCCCTCCTCCTGGAATGGCACGTGCGAATCTGGAACCAACTTCAACTCCTCCAATTGTAACCGCAAACTAATCGGCGCCAGGTACTTCGCCAAAGGCTACGAGGCCACGCTGGGCCCCATCGAGGAGTCCAAAGAATCCAAATCCCCGCGCGACGACGACGGCCACGGCACTCACACCGCGACAACCGCCGCTGGCTCCTTTGTCCCCGGCGCGAGTCTATTAGGGTACGCGCCAGGAACCGCCCGTGGGATGGCCCCGCGCGCCCGAATCGCCGCCTACAAGGTGTGCTGGGTCGGCGGCTGTTTCAGCTCCGACATTCTTGCCGCCATGGACAAAGCAATCGACGACAACGTCAATGTCCTCTCGATGTCGCTCGGCGGCGGGAATTCGGACTATTTCCGTGACAGCGTGGCGATGGGAGCTTTCTCAGCGATGGAGAAGGGAATCTTAATCTCGTGCTCTGCTGGAAACGCGGGCCCCAGCGCTTATAGCTTGTCGAACTCGGCTCCATGGATCACAACCGTGGGAGCAGGCACACTGGATCGAGATTTCCCCGCTTTCGTCAGCCTCGGTAACGGCAAAAACTTCTCCGGTGTTTCGCTTTACCGCGGCAACTCCAACTCAATGCCAAGCGCCTTGACGCCGTTTATTTATGCCGGTAACGCGAGCAACGCCACTTCCGGGAATCTATGCATGATGGGGACTTTGAGTCCCCAACAAGTGAAGGGGAAGATAGTGATGTGCGACCGCGGAGTCAACGCTAGAGTCCAAAAAGGGGCCGTTGTTAAAGCTGCGGGAGGATTGGGCATGGTTTTGGCTAACACCGCCGCGAACGGCGAAGAACTGGTGGCTGACGCTCATTTGTTACCGGCCACGTCTGTGGGTCAGAGAAACAGCGACGTCATCAAGAGCTATTTATTCTCGGATCCGAACCCGACCGCCACGATTTTATTTGAGGGGACAAAAGTCGGAGTCCAGCCATCTCCGGTAGTCGCGGCGTTTAGTTCTCGGGGCCCAAATTCGATCATAGCGGATATACTGAAACCCGATGTAGTTGCTCCAGGTGTCAACATCCTAGCGGGGTGGTCAGGTGCGGTAGGACCTACTGGTCTTGCGATCGATGCGAGACGCGTGGCGTTCAATATTATATCCGGGACGTCGATGTCTTGCCCGCATGTCAGTGGGCTGGCGGCGCTGCTGAAGGGGGCGCATCCGGAGTGGAGCCCGGCGGCGATTCGATCGGCGCTCATGACCACGGCGTATACGGCGTACAAGAACGGGCAGAAGTTGCAAGATGTGGCTACCGGGAAGCCATCCACCCCGTTCGATCACGGTGCAGGACACGTGGATCCTATATCGGCCCTCAACCCGGGACTTGTCTATGATCTAACGGTGGACGATTATCTGAACTTTCTGTGTGCGTTGAATTACTCGGCGTCTGAGATCAGCACCCTGGCGAAAAGATCGTACACTTGCGACGAGAAAAAGAGGTACAGCGTGAGGGACCTTAACTACCCGTCGTTCGCGGTGAACTTCGAGGGCAGAACGACGTCGACGAATGTAGCGAAGTACACGAGGACGGTGACGAATGTGGGGCCGGCGGGAACGTACAAGGCAACAGTGACGTCGGACAACCCGTCGGTGAAGATAACGGTGGAGCCCAACACGCTGAGTTTTGGTCAGGTGAACGAGAAGAAAGCCTATACGGTGACGTTTAGTGCTTCCGGTTCGGCGCCGGTGAATGCGAACAGTTTCGGGAGGCTGGAGTGGTCGGACGGCAAGCATGTTGTGGGAAGCCCAATAGCAATGAGCTGGAATTAG
- the LOC126602871 gene encoding uncharacterized protein LOC126602871 — translation MDKSWATLNPFTEDYRTGLAKFISNSFQVSSHDDNIKCSCAKYLNRLWLSNNEVEAHLTVEGMDRSYLEGSWVLHGETFGNPLPNSQDAQQIAIVNIPHCELGPSLEDIFSGPSVMGGRPISNHSGQEALIPTYACKFEVMVQDANTKLYPGCGMKKMDFLIRVFQNKCLYGCSESAVQANLQLLKHILPNGHSLPKVKSKKGLLKNFMLPHQKIHACENDCMLYWKHNSGLNVCHTCGVSKYTTEVDDTVRNSKKRIPRKVLTYFPITPRLQRLYMSRHTSKDMCRLGFSRPEDGFLRHPADSFAWKQLDMKFPTFGGKIRNVRLGLASDGFNPFGKCSTDYSTWPILLTIYNLPPWWCMKSPFILMALLIPGKESPGNDNDIYLEPLIDELKVLWTSGVPTYDTFRQ, via the coding sequence ATGGACAAAAGTTGGGCCACTTTGAATCCGTTTACAGAGGATTATAGAACAGGGCTAGCAAAATTTATCTCAAACTCATTCCAAGTTTCTTCTCATGATGACAACATCAAATGTTCATGTGCTAAATATTTGAATAGGTTATGGTTGAGTAACAATGAAGTTGAAGCACATCTAACTGTTGAAGGTATGGACCGTTCATACTTGGAAGGCTCATGGGTATTGCATGGGGAGACATTTGGTAACCCTCTTCCAAATAGCCAAGATGCACAACAAATTGCTATTGTTAATATTCCTCATTGTGAACTAGGCCCCTCGCTTGAAGATATTTTCTCGGGTCCCAGTGTAATGGGTGGCAGGCCTATTAGTAATCACAGTGGTCAAGAAGCTCTAATACCTACATATGCATGTAAGTTTGAAGTGATGGTGCAAGACGCCAACACGAAATTATATCCGGGTTGTGGTATGAAGAAAATGGATTTCCTAATACGAGTATTTCAAAACAAGTGCTTATATGGGTGCAGTGAAAGTGCAGTGCAAGCTAATCTTCAGCTTTTGAAACATATACTCCCAAATGGTCATTCTTTACCGAAGGTGAAAAGTAAAAAGGGATTGCTGAAAAATTTCATGTTGCCTCACCAAAAGATCCATGCATGTGAAAATGATTGCATGCTGTATTGGAAACATAACAGTGGTTTAAATGTTTGTCATACGTGTGGTGTGTCCAAATATACAACCGAGGTAGATGACACAGTGCGAAACAGTAAAAAGAGAATACCTCGGAAGGTGTTAACATATTTTCCTATTACACCTCGCTTGCAAAGGCTTTACATGTCTCGTCACACTAGTAAAGACATGTGTCGGCTTGGTTTTTCTCGCCCCGAGGATGGCTTCTTAAGACATCCAGCTGATTCCTTTGCATGGAAGCAATTAGATATGAAATTTCCAACATTTGGTGGCAAAATACGCAATGTACGTCTTGGGTTGGCAAGTGATGGATTCAACCCTTTTGGAAAATGTAGCACCGACTATAGCACCTGGCCAATATTGTTGACTATATACAATTTACCACCTTGGTGGTGTATGAAATCACCGTTCATATTGATGGCTTTGTTAATACCGGGAAAAGAATCTCCAGGAAATGATAATGATATATACCTTGAACCATTAATAGACGAGCTGAAGGTATTGTGGACCTCAGGGGTTCCCACTTATGATACGTTTAGGCAATAG